The Terriglobales bacterium DNA segment CCTTGGGCAGCTCTTCTTCCGTCAACACCAGGTCGCCCATCGCCATCGTGTTGCCTTGGGCCGGGAAGAACGCGATCCAGCCGCCCAGCGCGAGGCCGGCGGCGATCGGCGTGCCCCGCACCGTGACGTGCAGGTCGGAGCGCGGGAAGCCGAACTTCACCGCGCCATCAGGCTGGCGTTCGCCGGCGCGGCCCAGGATCTGCTCCAGCGACTTCTGTTCCTGGGGCGTGATCTCCTGCGTCGCGGCGGCAGCGGAACATAGGGTCGCGGAAAACAAGGTCAGGGCAAGGACGACGGAAAGGGCTTTCATAACGCTGCTCCTCTTGTTGTAATGATGCGTCGCCACCGGCATCGATTGCATATCCGAACGCGAAATCTCGCCCTGCTCTCCCTGCTCGCGTTCGCGCTGGCCGCGACGGCGCAGCGGCCTGCGCCCGCGACCGGCAAATCCGTGCGCGCGGTCCGCGTCGACGACGCCCGCATCAAGCTCGATGGCGAGCTCGACGAAGCCGTCTGGCGCCAGGCCGCGCTCATCGACCGCTTCACGCAGACCGAGCCCGACCAGCACCAGCCCGTCAGCGAGAAGACCGAAGTCCTCATCTTCTATACCAGCCGCGCCCTCTACTTCGGCTTCCGCTGCTACGACCGCACGCCCGACAAGGCCTTCTACCGCCTGGGCGCGCACGACGCCGACACCGGCTCCGACTCCGTCGACGTCCTCATCGACACCTTCCACGACCGCCGCACCGGCTTCTACTTCAGCATCAACTCCAGCGGCATCCAGTTCGACGCCGCCTCCACCGAAGGCGCCGGCGGCGGCTTTGGCGACGTCCACGACTCCACCTGGGACGGCATCTGGTCCTCCGCCGCCCGCCGCCAGCCCTGGGGATGGAGCGCCGAGATCGAGATCCCGTTCCGCTCCATCCGCGTCCCCCACGGCGACGACCAGGTCTGGGGCCTCAACATCAACCGCACCATCCCGCGCCGCAACGAAATGGCCGCCTGGGTCGAGGTCCAGCGCTTCGACGGCTTCATGCGCCCCTCGAAGCTCGGCGAGATGACCGGCATCTCCGGCATCGAGACCGGCAAGAACCTCGAGCTCATCCCGTACTTCACGACGCGCTGGCGCCGCGCGCCCTGGCTGCCCGCGCACGACGGCTGGTCCGCCGACGGCGGACTCGACGTCCGCTGGGGATTCACCCCCAACCTGACCGCCAGCCTCACCTTCAATCCCGACTTCGGCGACACCGAGGCGGACGAGTTCTTCACCGACATCTCGCGCTTCGAGGTCTTCTTCCCCGAGAAGCGCAAGTTCTTCACCGAGGGCGCGAACTACTTCGCCACTAACATGTCGCTGTTCTTCTCGCGGCGCATCGGCGCGCGCCTCGACGACGGGGAGCCGCAGCGCATCCTCGCCGGCGGCAAGATCACCGGCAAGACCGGCCGCTGGACCATCGGCCTGCTCGAAGCCCTCACCGAGCGCACCGAGCTGGTCGAGCCCAACAGCGGCACGCCCGAGCTCGCGCCCGCCGCGCTGTTCAGCGTCGCCCGCATCCAGCGCGACATCTTCAACAAGTCGTCCGTAGGACTGCTGGTGGTGAACCGCACCCAGGGCGACGCGCCGCCGGGATTCCTCGAGGTGGGCGAGAGCCAGGCCGCCTACGCGCTCGACCTCAACCTCCTGCACGGCGAGCACGTCAGCTCGCAGTCCCAGGTGTTCGTGAACACCAGCGACTCATTCCCCGGCGTCGGCGCCTCGCACATGGGCTGGGCCACCAACTACCAGTACAGCTCCGACACCTGGTACTTCGGCGGCTTCGCCAAGTACCTGGGCGACCGCGTGAACGTCGACGCCATCGGCTTCGAGCCCGCCACCGGCCGCTACTCCGGCGACCTCGACCTCGTCTACCGGCCATTCATTAACCGCTTCGGGGTCCGGCAGCTCTTCCTCGAGGCCAACTACGACCAGTCCACCCTGGTCGACGGCGCGCTCGACGACTCCGGCGCCGACCTGATCGCGCGCGCCCAGTTCAAGAACTTCTGGTCGGCGCGCGTCTCCTACCACTACGACCGCGTCCGCTTCTGCACCTTCACCGCCGCCTTCACCTGCCTGGCCACCTTCGAGATCTACCAGGACCCGAAGTGGCGCTTCCAGGTGACCAGCAACCAGCAGCGCGCGCTCTCGTTCGACGTGCTGCTCACCAGCGGCAAGTTCGTGGAGTTCGACGAGAACTTCCACGGTTTCCGTCGCCGCTGGGAGGCGAACATGAAGGCGCGTCTCGGGCGGCACCTGAAGTGGCAGCTTTCCGGCGTGCACGAGCGCCAGTACCTGCTCGACGGCGTGTTTTTCCAGGACCGCCGCTTCCTGGTCTCGCGCGTGAATTACCAGTTCACGCCCAAGTGGCGCGCGCGCGTCCTGGCGCAGTACGGCGACAACCGCCACGGCACCGAGGTCAACGTCAACGGCCTGGTGGCGTACGACTTCACCGCGCGCAGCGCCTTCTACCTCGGCTACAACTACCAGCGCGGCTCGCCGCTCGACCGCTCCGACCTCGGCCACGAGGTCTTCCTCAAGCTGTCGTACCTGTTCCCGTTCTGATTCGATCGTCGCCGTGGAGCGCCGGCTTCAGGAACAATCACGGAAGGGGGGTACCCCTCCCCCCCCCGCGAGGCGGTTTTGCGCGCTTAGTCGCGTAGATCCAACTGGTTAGCGCGAAATCAACCGTGATTTCTACCGTGGTTTTACCGTGGTTTACCGTGGTTTACCGTGGTTGCAGAATAGGGTAACCCCATGGCAGCCGCGGTCGAGATGAGAAAGAACAAGGATTCCTGCCAGCGATGAGAAGGCGAACATAACGGTATCTTTTGGATAATGCAATGTCAAGAGAAATATCATGCACGAGGCGTGACGCCGCCCGCCGGAAGCGGGGTGTATGGTTGTTTCCGGCACGCAATCCCCTAGACTTTGCTTGAATGCAGCGGGAGTGGCGATGAAGGAAGGGATGAAACAGGCCAAGTTCCAAACTCTAAGCCCGCAGGGGAGGTCCAGCAGTGGTTCCCAAGCCGAAGGAGAAGCCGGGACCCAAACCAGCACCACCCTGCGAGTGCCTGTGTCGCTTGTGCGATATGGGAATGCACTGCGGCAAGAAACCGCAGTGTGGGCAGCCGTCGCCGACTAAGCCGGGTAGAGGGTAGCGCTTTGCCGCGCCGCGGGACCTTGGACGCGGCGCCGCTCTTTCTTCACCCACTCGACGAAGAGCTCCTGGAACTCTTCCTGGGTGTACACGCCCTTGTGGATCAGCAACGTGTTCATGGCGTATACCGTGGCGCGAAAACTGTCGTCGCGCGAAGCCAGGGCGAGAGCTTCTTCAAAAGACATGATGTTTTCTCCGTTGAGGCGCGGCGACTAGCGCAGAGCTTGTGCCATAAAACCACCAGAACTTTTCGCCGTCAATACCTAACCGGACAACCGCGGCCCTGTGTCGGTGGAATTCTCGGGCAGAACGTTCGGGGTCCGGCATGTTGTGCCGGGAAAACAGCGCGCAGAATCTGCTTCCACGCTGGCGCAGGCCCGCGACGCATGCGGTCGCCAGACCGCACAAGGCCCGCCTCCACACGATCAAGGTCAAAGGCCGCGGCCGAGGGCGGCCGCGGTACCCGCCCGTCCTGTCGGCCTCGAGGCGCTCCGAAGCCAAACGCAAGCTCCCTCGACTCCCCCTCGCCTAGGCTCGGGGTCGCTCGGGATGACAATGTCTGGTGGAGGGGCGAGCGCACTACCACGCCGTCGAGGTCGACGGCGCTACATCACGGTCTTTGGACGAAGAAGTACGCCGTCATGGCGAGGCCGATGGCGATGACCACGCGGCGGACGATGGCCGGGTCCATCTTCTGGGCGTAGTAGGCGCCGGCGTAGCCGCCGATGGCGGCGCCCACGATCATCAGGACGGCCTGCGGCCAGGCGACCGCGCCGGCGAAGATGAACGTGATGACGGCGACGCCGTTCGCCGCGCTCGCCAGCACGGTCTTGAAGGCGTTCATGGTGTGGATGTTCTCCATGCCCATGAGCGCGAACAGCGCGAGCATGATCATGCCGGCGCCGGCGCCGAAGTATCCGATGTAGACCGCGGTGACGAGCTGGAGGAAGGTGATGCCGACCAGGTGAAGCAGGTCGGCGCGCTGGTGGCGTCGCATGCGCGCGCGCACGAAGCTCGAGATCTTCCCGCCGAAGATGAACAGGAAGGTAGCGCCCAGCAGCAGCCACGGGATGATGTGCATGAACGTGCGCTGCGGCGTCTTGAGCAGCAGGACGGCGCCGCCGGCCGAGCCGAGCATGCTCACCGCGAACAGCGGCACCAGCATCTTCCAGTCCTGCTTGCGCGCGAGCTGGCGGCGATAGGCGCCGGAGGAGGCGACCGTCCCGGGCCAGAGCGCGACGGTGTTGGTGGCGTTGGCGTTCACCGGCGGGATGCCGGCGAAGACCAGGGCGGGGAAGGCGATGAAGCCGCCGCCGCCCGCGACCGAGTTGATGACGCCGGCCGCCACCGCCGCCAGGAACAGCAGCGGCGCGTGCGCGATGGGAGTGTGAAGCAGCTGCACAGGACAGTGTATGATGCCGCGGAAAAATCTCATCATGACTTTCCTTTTCCGAAGCTCGCGCCGGCTCGCCCTCGTCGTGCTCCTGCTCGCCGCTGCCCTGGGCGCGGCGCAGGAACGCAAAGTCGACCCGGAGATCGTGAACATGTGCACGGCGGAGCGCGGCGAGTTCGCCCCCGAGAGCACGCCGGCGGCGCCGGTGCTGCGCTTCCTCATCACGGCGATGCAGGGCAGCGCGTGGAGCCGGATCGACCAGAAGGGCCGCGGGTTCCTCTACTTCAGCCGCGACCGCATCTGGTACCAGCGCGTGGGGACGCAGGCGCCGGAGCTCTCGCACTCGCGGCAGGAGCTCTCCAACGCCAAGCAGTGGACGGTGCTGGGGAAGAAGTACAACCTGGGCGAATTCAACTTCCGGGGCTCGGGGAAGTGGCTGTTCGGGCAGATCCTGTGCACGTACTACGTGGAAGGCGTGGAGCTGGACGCCTACGACGCGCGCATCTCGGCCGACATCCTGGAAGCGGCGAACAGTTTCGAGACGGCGGTGGCGCGGGTGAAGGCGATGCCGCCGTCGGAGAGAAAGTGGGCGCCCGCGCCACCGGCGCCGGTGGCGCCGCCGCCGCCGGCCGTGGGCAGCCTCAAGGTGTACACGGTGCCGGCGTCGGCGCAGGTCTACGTGGACGACGTCTACAAAGGGACGAGCAGCGCGGCGGAGGGCGTGCTGGTGGTGGGCGACCTGAAGCCGGGGAGTTACCGGATCCGCGTGAGCAACACCGGGTTCAAGGACTGGACGGCGACGCGGGCGCTCGGGAGCGGCGAGACCGCGGAAGTGCGCGCGACGCTGGAGAGCGCCGGCCCCAAGCCGCTCAGCGTCGGCGACGTGGAAGAGGCGCTGCGCAACGCCATCCCGCGGGCGCGGATCAGCCAGCTGGTGGAGCGCTACGGCGTGGATTTCTCGCTGACGGTCGAGATCGAGGCGCGCCTGCGCAGCGCCGGCGCCGACGATTCGCTGCTGCTGGCGGTGGCGAAGGCAAAGAAGTAAGAGTCCCAGGCCGCGTGCCGAGGGCGGCCGCGCTCGCCATTACATGTCGAGGTAGGCTTCGATCCAGTCGCGCACGGCGAGGCGGCGGTCGTCTTCCGCGTTGAAGCGGACGCCGAACAGGACCTCGGCGTCGCGGCTCTCCGAGGGGCGCGCCCAGCAGAC contains these protein-coding regions:
- a CDS encoding sulfite exporter TauE/SafE family protein, which encodes MQLLHTPIAHAPLLFLAAVAAGVINSVAGGGGFIAFPALVFAGIPPVNANATNTVALWPGTVASSGAYRRQLARKQDWKMLVPLFAVSMLGSAGGAVLLLKTPQRTFMHIIPWLLLGATFLFIFGGKISSFVRARMRRHQRADLLHLVGITFLQLVTAVYIGYFGAGAGMIMLALFALMGMENIHTMNAFKTVLASAANGVAVITFIFAGAVAWPQAVLMIVGAAIGGYAGAYYAQKMDPAIVRRVVIAIGLAMTAYFFVQRP
- a CDS encoding PEGA domain-containing protein, with amino-acid sequence MTFLFRSSRRLALVVLLLAAALGAAQERKVDPEIVNMCTAERGEFAPESTPAAPVLRFLITAMQGSAWSRIDQKGRGFLYFSRDRIWYQRVGTQAPELSHSRQELSNAKQWTVLGKKYNLGEFNFRGSGKWLFGQILCTYYVEGVELDAYDARISADILEAANSFETAVARVKAMPPSERKWAPAPPAPVAPPPPAVGSLKVYTVPASAQVYVDDVYKGTSSAAEGVLVVGDLKPGSYRIRVSNTGFKDWTATRALGSGETAEVRATLESAGPKPLSVGDVEEALRNAIPRARISQLVERYGVDFSLTVEIEARLRSAGADDSLLLAVAKAKK
- a CDS encoding DUF5916 domain-containing protein; amino-acid sequence: MMRRHRHRLHIRTRNLALLSLLAFALAATAQRPAPATGKSVRAVRVDDARIKLDGELDEAVWRQAALIDRFTQTEPDQHQPVSEKTEVLIFYTSRALYFGFRCYDRTPDKAFYRLGAHDADTGSDSVDVLIDTFHDRRTGFYFSINSSGIQFDAASTEGAGGGFGDVHDSTWDGIWSSAARRQPWGWSAEIEIPFRSIRVPHGDDQVWGLNINRTIPRRNEMAAWVEVQRFDGFMRPSKLGEMTGISGIETGKNLELIPYFTTRWRRAPWLPAHDGWSADGGLDVRWGFTPNLTASLTFNPDFGDTEADEFFTDISRFEVFFPEKRKFFTEGANYFATNMSLFFSRRIGARLDDGEPQRILAGGKITGKTGRWTIGLLEALTERTELVEPNSGTPELAPAALFSVARIQRDIFNKSSVGLLVVNRTQGDAPPGFLEVGESQAAYALDLNLLHGEHVSSQSQVFVNTSDSFPGVGASHMGWATNYQYSSDTWYFGGFAKYLGDRVNVDAIGFEPATGRYSGDLDLVYRPFINRFGVRQLFLEANYDQSTLVDGALDDSGADLIARAQFKNFWSARVSYHYDRVRFCTFTAAFTCLATFEIYQDPKWRFQVTSNQQRALSFDVLLTSGKFVEFDENFHGFRRRWEANMKARLGRHLKWQLSGVHERQYLLDGVFFQDRRFLVSRVNYQFTPKWRARVLAQYGDNRHGTEVNVNGLVAYDFTARSAFYLGYNYQRGSPLDRSDLGHEVFLKLSYLFPF